In the genome of Cervus elaphus chromosome 5, mCerEla1.1, whole genome shotgun sequence, the window cctggagaaggctacccactccagtattcttgggctttccttgtggctcagctggtaaagaatccatccgcaatgcaggagatctgggttcggtccctgggttgggagggtcccctggagaagggaaaggctacccactccagtactctggcctggagaattacatggactgtatagtccatggggtcgcaaagagtccgtcACAattgaacaactttcactttcatgtctgattcaccttgtacagcagaaacgaacacaccattgtaaagcaattatcctccaattaaaaaaaaaaaaaaagaatcaaaatagaaATAGCTTCAACATGCCAAGCACTGTATACAGAATAATACATAGACTCGTCACAATGAGCCTGTGAGGCAGGGCCTATTTTACGTCTATTTGCAAGATAAGTATACTGAAGCTCACGAATCCCGGCTCAGGAATTTCTTACTGTGTGACCTCTAGCAAGATACTTAACGTCTCTGGGCATCAGTtgcctcatttgtgaaatgaaggCAAGGACAGGGCCTCTCGTGAAACTGACCCTCCACGGGCAGCCTGCCTTGAGCAAGGCACCCAGGGCCCCCAATTATGGTGGTGGTCCTGAGACCTTCACAGGCGGCAAGGCTCTGTGGGCAGCAAGGGGGGGCAGGGCTCTTGCAGTCCGTGCCCCGGGTGGGTGCTGTCCCCAGCCTTGCCAGGGCGGATGGCTCACAGGTGCCATATTTCCTGCCTGGATTCAGCTGACGCCTGCCCCTGCCTGCCCATGGCCTGTACCACGCGGGACAGAGACCCGCCCTCAGAGCCCCATTCTCTCCACAGAGAGGATGGGCGGGCAGCGGGTGCTGTAGGAGAAAGGGGGGCCAGGGCAGTGTGCAGTGCACCCGTGGGCTCTCGACGCCTCTCCAGTGGGCTTCTCCCATAGCCGGGCTGGTGCCGAAGGCCTGTGGTCACCATCACCCCAACACAAGTCACCAAGAGCCTCATGAGCAGATGTCCCTTCAGCAGACACCCCCTGGGTGGGCACAGGGGCCCGTCCTCCCCTCCCCATTCCCCCCAGTGCCAGGGTCCCAGCTGGATCCAAGGGGCCAGTGAGGTCAGCCCACCGTCAACCTGAGGGCCTCGTCTCTGCCCTGGTTCTTCTCATGGTCTCCCAGTCCTGCCCCTCGTCAGAACAGCCACAAAGCACCTAGGAAAATGCCCACCGCGCAGCAAAGGCCCCTCATTGCACCAGCCTCACCCCAGAGAGACGGGGGAGAGCCCTTCCTGAGCTCGGGGTGGGCGGTGCAAACACAGACACGGGGCAGGGGGGCCACAGCGACGGAGCGTGGGGCGGAGGGCGAACCCCACAACCCAGGGGTCCCTCTGCGCCCGCGGGGCGGCTCACCTGGAAGATCTTCTGCACAATCCAGCCGTGGTACTTCTTGAGGGCCATCTCGTAGGCCTTGGTGGCGTTGACGCGGATGAGGTTCGGGTGGTTCTCGTCCCGCTCGCCATCGCAAATGCTCTGGAGGAAGACCTGGATGAAGCGCAGGCCTCTGcagcggggaaggagagggtgcgTCAGGGCCCAGCACGCTCCCGCCGGCCTCGCCCACCCACTACACAGAGACCCGGATGGACCCTGACCCGGATGTACCTGAATAAAGCACTTCCCGTGACCTCGGAATACCAAAGCGGGCAGTCGCTCAGCTGTCATGTGTACACTTGCTTTCGTGTAACGTGACCCTCCCAGGGGATCACCTCACGTGTCCCAAGTACCTCGTCTATACCAGGCCTGGGGCTGACCCCGGCCATGGCCTCTGCTGGGCTGTGAAGTCTACAGAGGGCAGGGTCTAGGACGCGCTTTGCCCATTTCTATGGCCACGTGGCCATCCGTGCTTGAGGGACGAAGCCAGTCAACACAGGTTGAAGCCCCAGCTCTGGTCCTCAAAGGGCTCAGGGACCACTGACCAGGGACATGCTGAGAACAGGAGCGAGTCTGATCCTGCGGGCTCCCTGCTTCCATCCCTGCCTGTGCCATGGTCCGCATCCTCCAGTGGTCACTTGAGCCCTTCCTCTGGGGTAGGATGATGCTCCAAGAGCCAGGAGAAGGGTGTGGGTCATGGCAGGGCCACCAAGTTGAGAATCAGATCAGTGCCAGCCCTTTATTCCACATTATCTCACCTGTTCCCTTCAGTCCTTCCCGTGAGACGAGCTCAGCACAGCCCACTTCACAGAGGGGAATACAGAGGTACTCCAAAAGCCTCAGTCAAAGGCTGAGATATGAGTTCATATCTCAGTCTCATATCTTAGACAGTGAGAGCCTGTCTCACTCCCTAACTGGGctcctctgctccctccctgcAAGGGGGTGGGGATCAGTTTGGGGGGTTCTTGGGGCAGAAACACTGGGCCCAAGGACTGGAAGGATAAAATTCAGCTTTATCACCTGTGAGGTGAAGGAACTCCTCCATGCTTGGATCACAACTCTCAATCATTGGGGATCAGCCTGGAGTGTGAACCACGCTCAGGGTATAGTCCCAGACCCGCCCTGACTGGCCACCTCACCTCACCTGAGCCCCTGCTTCTCCCAGCCTTTATGATCCCCCCGCTGCCCAGAGCTGGGGTGAGTCTTTGTCAAGCCCCATTTTACCCTGTTGCTGATGAGTTTCATGCCCCTCCGTGGCTTCCCAGGACACCCGAGGAGGCTGGAATTCATCCTTGCCCAATCCCACCACATCCTTCCCTGCTCCCGCCTTGCATCCAGGGCCCCGGCTGGACCAGATCCTCCTGGAGGGGCAGATACTCTGCACCtctcctgccctcccacccctgcaAGGCCTCTTCCTTCTGGGACCCTGCTGCTCAGTCTTGGAGATGCTAATTGGTaaccctcctccaggaagccctccctgatttTTCTCTGTTCCAGGCTCTGATATCCTGCTGTCATGACCCACCCAGCAGCCTGACCCCCTGCCTGGGCTGGACTGTGATACCCTAAGAGGGACCACGCCTCTCCAAGCAGCATCCCACACATCCAGCACCAGgcacagcacacagcaggtgcttatTATGTGCTTGACttgttgacatccaccaggatcTGCTCTCCCAGTCACCGGGCTCTGCCTATGTCTCCTCTGGACACAAACAACCTACTTCCTGACCTGAACATCACTCTCTGCCTGGCTCTTCCTGAGAAACCTACAGAACCTGCCAGTGGATGGACCCGGGGCATTCCTCATTCCAGGTGTGCGACTTTCCAGCTGATAGACAAGAGTAGGGCAGCTCAGCGTGGACAAGTCATAAAATAGGCCATAAGGGTGTTATTTACAGCCCACCTACGCCCTGATGCCCACACCAGCCACATCCTCCAGGGGAGCAGAACTCTTCCTGTTCCATTTCACCAAAGAAGTGCACAGAGAATGTGAGGGTTAGCTTCTGGAGATGGGGAGCCAGGGAAAGAGCGACTTTCCTGGCTCCTGACTCCAGGCCCCAGAGAAGGGGCACTGTTGGGAACATCCATGGGACAAAGAATAGGCCCCTGGCTTTGTAGCTGCTGCCAGGGACTGTGGAGTCTGCACAGCTGAGGGAATTCGGGAGCTGGCATGGAGCAGCGTGAGCTCAGCAAGCGAGCTgcctggcctctctgagcctcagtggcttcatctgtaagatggaatGACTATACACTGTTCCAAGTATGTGCTACGAGGACAATACGTAACATGGTCACAAGCACTGTCAACTCTAGGGTGagactgagttcaaatcccaTATCGGGGtaccctgcccccagcccacagGTCAAATTTATGTGAATTAGAGTTCTTTTTCCTCTAGATGCTGTCGTTCTGTCAATAAGCTGCCATAATATACAAATCTGCCATGTGCGTGATGTGACTGACGGGCCGTAGACAGGACATCtttgtgcagtgcacaacctgcACAACTGTAGAGCTCAGCCACTCTGTCCCAGCACTGTCCCTGTGCCCTGGGCCCATGAATTGGCCCCCAGAAGCCACCAGCAGCCTCCTCTAGGACATGAGGATACATGGGGATGATCATATCTAACTCACAGCACATAAAATATGATCAGGTTTCTAAAGAGCTTAGTACAGCGGCCGGAGTATCCGTGGGTTTGTTATGCCTCTGGTGAGACTGGAACCAGCAAGCAAGTGTCACCATCAGGCAGAACTTGGCCCCCAGGGTGCTTTTTCTCTGTCACTAAGTAGCACTGCACAAGAAGGGTGCCTACATGGAAGACGGAAGTGCCTGTTCACCCCGTCAGAGCAGACGCCCTGGGGCAGTGGCGGGGTTGGCTGTCCCTCCTCTGCAGGGCAGGTCCCCTGGCCCCCCCGGTCACACACACAGCCCGCCACCCAAGCCCATCACCTCTTCAGCCACATGAGTGCCAGCGTGGCCCCCGCTTTGGGCCACTCGGCCCcgtacatttccttctccacctccagGATGTTCTGCAGGGTCCGGAACTTGGTTGGGTTGGTGTCATAGACAGCTTTGATTTTCtgaaacacagcacacacagggtTTCCCCCTGGGGAAGGCTGCCTCCATAGATGCCGCCCTGCCAGAGCCTCGCTCTCCTGCCCACGGGCACCAGGACCAGCAGTGGGGGCTGGTCGTGACAGTCATAATCCCAGGACCATCTGCATTCACTGGATGCACATGGCGCATTAGAGCCTTCTCTAATCCCCACGGCAACCCTGCCGTGCCTGCCATCGTCCcaatttacagataaggaagcagGCTCAGAGAGGCGAAGCGATGTGCTTGGGGTCACCCAGCGGTGCAGGTGGGAATGGGTTCCAGCCCTGACCAGACCCCGGAGTCCACGTTCTCCAACCACTGCTAACAGCACCTTGAACCGCAAGTATCTGAGGTTTTGCTTCTGTGGACAAACACAAGCAGGTCCTTAGGATTCAGAGATGTCTAACAGGAAGAAGGCTCCTGAGTCAGAGGCAGGAAGTTTGGATGTGAATCCCACCTCTGCCACTTCCTTGCTGTGAGTCCCTCAAcagctctgggcctcagtttccctgactgtaaaatggggataatgacagCACCAGCCTCATGGTGGGTCCTTGCCGGGGGAGGGTCAGTGGTTGGGGGATGCCACTGGGAGCTCTAAGGATTGAGGAAGGGAAGGGCTGGGTCAGTGCAACTGTGGACCTTGAAGTTTACTTTTTGTTTGGTGGAGTGAATCCAAGTACCGGCCAGTTCCTTCTCAGGTCAACCCTCCAGACTGTGAATCATAGTTTGGCTGTGACTGGATGGCATGACTGCAAGGAGGACCAAGAACCTGGAGCCTTGAGTCAGAGGAGCTGGGGGCCAGGCCTGTTTTCCACGTCTCCTTCCGTTCTTTAGCCTGGGGAGCTTGCAGTGGGGAGCAGGGCAGTGGTAACCCGGGTGGGATTAGAGACCCCGATCTGGGTATCAGGGCTGCCAGGCCAAGTACATACGGTGATGTTGCCACTTATGTCCGCCTTGATGGGAGTAAACACTGGGGAGCCGAGGCAATCTGGGGACAAAACAAGAAGAGAGGTGTTAGAATCCCAACAGGGCTGATATTCAGGACCGCCATGGGACAGGAGGAAAGGTCACTCGATGTGTTTAAGGAAAGAACTGTTTGTAGGTATGAAAACGGTTCATGGCAAGTAAATTTGGAGTCCTGGGCTCCAAGTAAGACTGGTTTCTTACTGCAGGACTTGTCAGAGCCTTTAAAATACAACCAGATTCTCTAAGGGGCAAATGCTTTTGTCCACAGCACCCTCTCATCCTAGGATAAAAAGTTCTATACCTGCACCATCTAATATGGGCCACATGTGACTGCTGAGCACTTCAAGTGTGGTGTGATCAAGGCACTCAATTTGTAATTTTATtaactttcattcatttaaatgtaatagccacatgtggccagtggctaccatattggacagtacAGCATCTCACAAAACTAACACTCTGAGAAACTATCTTGGCCGACAAGGCAGATGGCCGCTAACAAACCAGCTGGCCAGGAAGCAGCTCAAGGAATCTTAGTCCGTGGGAAAAGACAGGCCAGATTTATGAGAGATAACCTTCTCATTCACCAGCTTCTAAGGCAGAAGTGAGCTGGCGACCCAGAGGCCCCATGGTCCTGAGACTCTGCGTAGGAGCCTAGGAGAAGCCACCAGCAGGGGGACCCCCGTCACTTAACAGAGCTTCATGAACCGGGGCTGCACCCCTGCTCTGCAGACACTGGCAGTCGGGGCTTGGGAGTGTCCCTTCTGCTccccgagcctcagttttcccacctcGCAAGTGGGCCAACAGAAGCAGTTGGAGCTGCTACGAGGATGACTTGAAACCACCCACTTCC includes:
- the LOC122693770 gene encoding glycolipid transfer protein, which produces MALLAEHLLRPLPADKQIETGPFLEAVSHLPPFFDCLGSPVFTPIKADISGNITKIKAVYDTNPTKFRTLQNILEVEKEMYGAEWPKAGATLALMWLKRGLRFIQVFLQSICDGERDENHPNLIRVNATKAYEMALKKYHGWIVQKIFQAALYAAPYKSDFLKALSKGQNVTEEECLEKIRLFLVNYTATIDVIYEMYTRMNAELNYKV